One window of the Peromyscus maniculatus bairdii isolate BWxNUB_F1_BW_parent chromosome 18, HU_Pman_BW_mat_3.1, whole genome shotgun sequence genome contains the following:
- the LOC102903503 gene encoding retinol dehydrogenase 16-like — MWLYLVVLLGLWNILRLFRERKVVSHLQDKHVFITGCDSGFGNLLARQLDRRGMRVLAACLTENGAEELRSKTSDRLETVILDVTKTESIVAATQWVKEHVGNRGLWGLVNNAGISISLGPSGWLNKEDFAKVLDVNLLGMIEVTLSMLSLVRKARGRVVNVSSVMGRVSFPGSVPYNISKCGVEAFSDSLRRELSYFGVKVAIIEPGVFKTALSSSDRLSSNMNMVWDQASSEVKEIYGENFLASYLSMLKSLDQKCNEDLSLVTDCMEHALTSCHPRTRYSAGWDAKLFYLPMSYLPTFLVDAMIYWTSIKPAKAL; from the exons ATGTGGCTCTACCTGGTGGTTCTCCTGGGCCTGTGGAACATCCTGCGCTTGTTCAGGGAGAGGAAAGTGGTGAGCCATCTCCAAGACAAGCATGTCTTCATCACGGGCTGTGACTCGGGCTTTGGGAACCTGCTGGCCAGACAGCTGGACAGGAGAGGCATGAGGGTGCTGGCTGCATGTCTGACAGAAAATggagctgaggagctgaggagcAAGACATCAGACAGGCTGGAGACGGTGATCCTCGATGTCACCAAGACGGAGAGTATTGTGGCTGCcactcagtgggtgaaggagcATGTTGGCAACAGAG gactctggggtctggtcaACAACGCTGGCATCTCCATCTCCTTGGGTCCCAGTGGGTGGCTGAACAAAGAGGACTTTGCAAAGGTACTGGATGTGAACCTGTTGGGAATGATTGAGGTGACCCTGAGCATGCTGTCCTTAGTGAGGAAGGCAAGAGGCCGTGTGGTCAACGTCTCCAGCGTCATGGGTCGAGTGTCTTTCCCTGGTAGTGTTCCTTACAACATCTCCAAGTGTGGTGTAGAAGCCTTCTCGGACTCCCTCAG AAGGGAGCTCTCCTATTTTGGGGTGAAGGTGGCCATTATAGAGCCTGGTGTCTTCAAGACTGCTTTGAGCAGTAGTGACAGGTTATCATCAAACATGAATATGGTGTGGGACCAGGCCAGCTCAGAGGTCAAAGAAATTTATGGCGAGAACTTCCTGGCATCCT ATCTCTCAATGCTAAAGTCGTTGGACCAAAAGTGCAATGAGGACCTCTCCTTGGTGACGGACTGCATGGAGCACGCACTGACTTCCTGTCACCCTCGCACTCGGTACTCAGCTGGTTGGGATGCCAAGCTCTTCTACCTCCCCATGAGCTACCTGCCCACCTTTCTTGTGGATGCCATGATCTACTGGACATCCATAAAGCCTGCCAAAGCTCTGTGA
- the LOC143266752 gene encoding retinol dehydrogenase 16-like, with product MWLYLVVLLGLWNLLRLFRERQVVSHLQDKHVFITGCDSGFGNLLARQLDRRGMRVLAACLTENGAEELRSKTSDRLETVILDVTKTESIVAATQWVKERVGNRGLWGLVNNAGISISLGPSGWLNKEDFAKVLDVNLLGMIEVTLSMLSLVRKARGRVVNVSSVMGRVSFPGSVPYNISKCGVEAFSDSLRRELSYFGVKVAIIEPGVFKTALSSSDRLSSNMNMVWDQASSEVKEIYGENFLASYLSMLKSLDQKCNEDLSLVTDCMEHALTSCHPRTRYSAGWDAKLFYLPMSYLPTFLVDAMIYWTSIKPAKAL from the exons ATGTGGCTCTACCTGGTGGTTCTCCTGGGCCTGTGGAACCTCCTGCGCTTGttcagggagaggcaggtggtgaGCCATCTCCAAGACAAGCATGTCTTCATCACGGGCTGTGACTCGGGCTTTGGGAACCTGCTGGCCAGACAGCTGGACAGGAGAGGCATGAGGGTGCTGGCTGCATGTCTGACAGAAAATggagctgaggagctgaggagcAAGACATCAGACAGGCTGGAGACGGTGATCCTCGATGTCACCAAGACAGAGAGTATTGTGGCAGCcactcagtgggtgaaggagcGTGTTGGCAACAGAG gactctggggtctggtcaACAACGCTGGCATCTCCATCTCCTTGGGTCCCAGTGGGTGGCTGAACAAAGAGGACTTTGCAAAGGTACTGGATGTGAACCTGTTGGGAATGATTGAGGTGACCCTGAGCATGCTGTCCTTAGTGAGGAAGGCAAGAGGCCGTGTGGTCAACGTCTCCAGCGTCATGGGTCGAGTGTCTTTCCCTGGTAGTGTTCCTTACAACATCTCCAAGTGTGGTGTAGAAGCCTTCTCGGACTCCCTCAG AAGGGAGCTCTCCTATTTTGGGGTGAAGGTGGCCATTATAGAGCCTGGTGTCTTCAAGACTGCTTTGAGCAGTAGTGACAGGTTATCATCAAACATGAATATGGTGTGGGACCAGGCCAGCTCAGAGGTCAAAGAAATTTATGGCGAGAACTTCCTGGCATCCT ATCTCTCAATGCTAAAGTCGTTGGACCAAAAGTGCAATGAGGACCTCTCCTTGGTGACGGACTGCATGGAGCACGCACTGACTTCCTGTCACCCTCGCACTCGGTACTCAGCTGGTTGGGATGCCAAGCTCTTCTACCTCCCCATGAGCTACCTGCCCACCTTTCTTGTGGATGCCATGATCTACTGGACATCCATAAAGCCTGCCAAAGCTCTGTGA